In one window of Myxococcus virescens DNA:
- a CDS encoding lysophospholipid acyltransferase family protein, with protein MFYACVRAVVALCLRLFYRVKVNAPALEPDGPVLFVGNHPNGLIDPALVFILTRRKVTFLAKAPLFRMPVIGWLLKGLDALPVYRKQDDPAKMGGNEGTLEAAKGALVQGRAITIFPEGKSHSEPGLAELKTGAARIAVSAAKAGAPVRIVPVGLTYAEKHVFRSEVLIDVGPAIDVQDFLPEDAAAEPDAVRALTERIASGLRAVTLNLEQWADLPLAQLAEQLFAFKQGGALDAERLRLWARGVQMFRAQEPERFESLRAQLAGFRHRMALVQATGLEDLALVYRPGNVVPFVVKNLLALVLGLPLFALGLGLFWLPYQLPRLASRNAELDVQATVKFLTAFVVALVWWGALTAAVAVWGSALLAVAVFLAVPPLALFTLYFAERWESLQRDIRVFFTLGNRARLKGLLLADGERLALEMERLADEYRPRLDAAAQP; from the coding sequence GTGTTCTACGCGTGCGTGCGTGCGGTGGTGGCGCTGTGTCTCCGACTCTTCTACCGGGTGAAGGTGAATGCCCCGGCGCTGGAGCCGGACGGCCCGGTGCTCTTCGTGGGCAACCATCCCAACGGCCTCATCGACCCGGCGCTGGTGTTCATCCTCACGCGGCGCAAGGTGACCTTCCTGGCGAAGGCGCCGCTGTTCCGGATGCCCGTCATCGGCTGGCTGTTGAAGGGGTTGGACGCGCTGCCGGTGTACCGGAAGCAGGATGACCCGGCGAAGATGGGCGGCAACGAGGGCACGCTGGAGGCCGCGAAGGGCGCGCTGGTGCAGGGGCGCGCCATCACCATCTTCCCCGAGGGCAAGAGCCACTCCGAGCCTGGGCTCGCCGAGCTGAAGACAGGGGCGGCGCGCATCGCCGTGAGCGCGGCGAAGGCCGGGGCTCCGGTGCGCATCGTCCCCGTGGGGCTCACCTACGCGGAGAAGCACGTGTTCCGCAGCGAGGTGCTCATCGACGTGGGGCCCGCCATCGACGTGCAGGACTTCCTGCCCGAGGACGCCGCGGCGGAGCCCGATGCCGTCCGCGCCCTCACCGAGCGCATCGCCAGCGGGCTTCGCGCGGTGACGCTCAACCTGGAGCAGTGGGCGGACCTCCCGCTGGCGCAGCTGGCCGAGCAGCTCTTCGCCTTCAAGCAGGGTGGGGCGCTCGACGCGGAGCGCCTGCGACTGTGGGCGCGCGGCGTCCAGATGTTCCGCGCCCAGGAGCCGGAGCGCTTCGAGTCCCTGCGCGCGCAGCTCGCCGGCTTCCGGCACCGCATGGCGCTGGTGCAGGCGACGGGGCTGGAGGACCTGGCGCTCGTGTACCGGCCGGGGAACGTGGTGCCCTTCGTGGTGAAGAACCTGCTGGCGCTGGTGCTGGGCCTGCCGCTGTTCGCCCTGGGGCTGGGCCTGTTCTGGCTGCCCTACCAGTTGCCGCGGCTCGCCAGCCGAAACGCCGAACTGGATGTACAGGCCACGGTGAAGTTCCTCACCGCCTTCGTGGTGGCGCTGGTGTGGTGGGGCGCGCTGACAGCCGCCGTGGCGGTGTGGGGAAGCGCGCTCCTGGCCGTGGCCGTCTTCCTCGCCGTGCCACCGCTGGCGCTGTTCACCCTCTACTTCGCCGAGCGCTGGGAGTCGCTCCAGCGCGACATCCGCGTGTTCTTCACGCTGGGCAACCGCGCGCGCCTCAAGGGCCTGCTGCTCGCGGATGGCGAGCGGCTGGCCTTGGAGATGGAGCGTCTGGCCGACGAGTACCGGCCAAGGCTGGATGCCGCCGCTCAGCCCTGA
- a CDS encoding Ppx/GppA phosphatase family protein, with product MSRFATIDVGSNSVLLLVAERTPEGRFEAVRERAEITRLGRGVDATRRLSAEGMEATLQVLESFAREARELGAEGIAVSATSAARDAENGAEFLAAAKARANVTVEIISGAMEAELSFAAVHSDFASDAAGPLLVLDIGGGSTEFIYGNRGGHVDFRHSFDVGAVRMTERFVGADPMTSEDRARVEAHLRDTFRALPAPPPGAALVGVAGTVTTLYAVQHTIHPYVAEQVHGGTLSVGQLSALADRLCAMPLEARRALPGMQPKRADVIPAGALILLESVKALGLDACRVSDRGLRWGLLAHRFGAGATSS from the coding sequence ATGTCGCGTTTCGCCACCATCGACGTTGGCAGCAACTCCGTCCTCCTGCTCGTCGCGGAGCGCACCCCGGAGGGCCGCTTCGAGGCCGTGCGGGAGCGCGCGGAAATCACCCGCCTGGGCAGGGGCGTGGATGCGACGCGTAGGCTCTCCGCTGAAGGCATGGAGGCGACGCTCCAGGTGCTGGAGTCCTTCGCTCGCGAGGCGCGCGAGCTGGGCGCGGAAGGCATTGCCGTGTCCGCCACCAGCGCCGCGCGTGACGCGGAGAATGGCGCGGAGTTCCTCGCCGCCGCGAAGGCGCGCGCGAACGTGACCGTGGAAATCATCTCCGGCGCCATGGAGGCGGAGCTGTCCTTCGCCGCGGTGCACTCGGACTTCGCGTCGGACGCGGCGGGCCCCCTGCTGGTGCTCGACATTGGCGGCGGCTCCACGGAGTTCATCTACGGCAACCGTGGCGGCCACGTGGACTTCCGCCACAGCTTCGACGTGGGCGCGGTGCGCATGACGGAGCGCTTCGTCGGCGCTGACCCGATGACGTCCGAGGACCGCGCGCGTGTCGAAGCCCACCTGCGCGACACCTTCCGCGCCCTCCCCGCTCCGCCGCCCGGCGCGGCCCTGGTGGGCGTCGCGGGCACGGTGACGACGCTGTACGCCGTGCAGCACACCATCCACCCCTACGTCGCGGAGCAGGTCCACGGCGGCACGCTGTCCGTGGGCCAGCTGTCCGCCCTGGCGGACCGGCTGTGCGCCATGCCGCTGGAAGCGCGGCGCGCCCTGCCCGGCATGCAGCCCAAGCGCGCGGACGTCATCCCCGCGGGCGCCCTCATCTTGCTGGAGTCGGTGAAGGCGCTGGGACTGGATGCCTGCCGCGTCAGTGACAGGGGCCTGCGCTGGGGCCTGCTCGCGCACCGCTTTGGAGCCGGAGCCACCTCTTCATGA
- a CDS encoding aminotransferase class V-fold PLP-dependent enzyme: MSAPFRSHWSLDPEVVFLNHGSFGACPTAVLQRQSELRARLEAEPVRFLHREIEPLLDDARAALASFLDADADDLGFVPNATAGVSTVLRSLRFAPGDELLTTDHEYNASRNALDFVASQWGAKVVVAKLPWPVPSAQSVVDAVLPHVTPRTRLFLVDHVSSQTALVMPLEQLVAALRERGVETLVDGAHGPGMLPLSLRTLGAGYYTGNCHKWMCAPKGAAFLHVRRDLQPAIKPLSVSHGHNSRRTDRSRFRLDFDWTGTHDPSAVLCVPEVIRFMGGLLPGGWPEVMASNRAKVLAAQNLLCARLGTQPTCPEDMVGSMATVTLPDGFPEVPQPPLYVDPLHLRLFDEYRIEAQITPWPRPPRRHVRLSAQLYNTPADYQALSDALEALLR, from the coding sequence ATGAGCGCGCCCTTCCGCAGCCACTGGAGCCTGGACCCCGAAGTCGTCTTCCTGAACCACGGCTCGTTCGGCGCCTGCCCGACCGCCGTCCTCCAGCGACAGTCCGAGCTGCGCGCGCGCCTGGAAGCCGAGCCGGTGCGCTTCCTCCACCGCGAAATCGAGCCGCTGCTGGATGACGCCCGCGCCGCGCTCGCCTCCTTCCTCGACGCGGACGCGGACGACCTGGGCTTCGTCCCCAACGCGACGGCGGGGGTGAGTACGGTGCTGCGCTCGCTGCGCTTCGCCCCTGGTGACGAGCTGCTCACCACCGACCACGAGTACAACGCCAGCCGCAACGCGCTGGACTTCGTGGCGTCACAGTGGGGCGCCAAGGTGGTGGTGGCGAAGCTGCCCTGGCCGGTGCCGTCCGCGCAGTCGGTGGTGGACGCCGTGCTGCCCCACGTCACCCCGCGCACGCGCCTGTTCCTGGTGGACCACGTGTCCAGCCAGACGGCCCTGGTGATGCCGCTGGAGCAACTCGTCGCCGCCCTGCGCGAGCGTGGCGTGGAGACGCTGGTGGACGGCGCGCACGGGCCGGGCATGCTGCCGCTGTCACTGCGCACGCTGGGCGCCGGCTACTACACGGGCAACTGCCACAAGTGGATGTGCGCCCCCAAGGGCGCCGCGTTCCTCCACGTCCGGCGCGACCTCCAGCCCGCCATCAAGCCCCTGTCCGTGAGCCACGGGCACAACTCCCGGCGGACGGACCGTTCCCGCTTCCGGCTGGACTTCGACTGGACGGGGACGCACGACCCTTCGGCCGTGCTCTGCGTGCCCGAGGTGATTCGCTTCATGGGCGGGCTGCTTCCCGGCGGCTGGCCGGAGGTCATGGCCTCGAACCGGGCCAAGGTGCTGGCGGCGCAGAACCTGCTGTGCGCGCGGCTGGGCACCCAGCCCACCTGCCCCGAGGACATGGTCGGCAGCATGGCCACGGTGACGCTGCCGGACGGCTTCCCCGAAGTCCCCCAGCCCCCGCTCTACGTGGACCCGCTCCACCTGCGCCTGTTCGACGAATACCGCATCGAGGCGCAAATCACCCCCTGGCCCCGTCCGCCGCGCCGGCATGTGCGTCTCTCCGCCCAGCTCTACAACACCCCCGCCGACTACCAGGCCCTGAGCGACGCTTTGGAAGCGCTGCTGCGTTGA
- a CDS encoding POTRA domain-containing protein: MLALVLCVLVPGAARAQADDGGGFGAEVIAVELHLSGGADAQGLSDLVAVRKGQTLTPGAVRRSVERLWATGRFTDVVARTEPVRGGVRLMFQLTPVSRLARLRFEGNSVLSDGELLEASSLLEGGPLDAEELQGAVSSVLQAYQRKGYDSTRVSVTQEPVTDGIAVVLTVDEGLPTRVRQVTFSGSPGLPLSRLLEVLALHPGQVFDRARLSSSLEELRTLLRGEGYWRAQVGAPAVLVEGSFASVAVPLMAGPRYVVRFHGNRHFPHGVLERVLAHDVSEPMDEVVAGRLARRMEVFYRYRGFHDVRVRPREVLRPDGEVVALVFDVEEGHPLRVADVRFHGNRGLPVETLRALLAEQVLAGMTRPELDLRMLDDPLNTEGRHGLEPPGVAPPPPASTVYVEDAWLEAVEAMNEAYREQGFLSAVVAFRGLTVDVVGRTAVADFDVEEGPQARLVKVDFEGVPPGLTAWVMGRRMREGAPLSFDTVESSRQALEQELGRQGYLFARVTTETGVGEDGTQATVIFRADAGPQVKVGKILVQGLTRTDPDLVLANLAVEEGKPIALDELTEGQRRLARLGVFRQVDIALADPTRREDTKDVLVTVQERPRLDGQVSGGYFLVDGPRITLDTAYRNLDGLGLSLLARGKINYAGWSAEALSRDRRIACQQTVPGGGPAPGCDVELQGLNGLGGRGNLALAQPRLFFLLPLQVGARLDLIGERVHRPSYVSSRFAAAAAMDWAAATWLNLSLSYEVENNRLRSRAGVLELLNRADRERLRYPFGDFALHSLRPSVTLDFRDDPANPRRGVVFVSSAEFTRGLSVRPTDVAGNRVDAYPIDGVKLSGSLSGYIPLGRRASVALSARAGTIIPLEEQAQAIGSKLFYLGGSSSLRGFREDGVLPEDVRGALQQRLRDCRALISPSGCSAELKAVLAGQVPASQGGELFTLGKAELRLPALSSVDLGLFFEAGNLWLDRTQFDPGRLRYTAGAGLRYVTPVGPLAFDVGFNLDPDESVNEATTQFHFSIGTF, translated from the coding sequence GTGCTGGCGCTGGTGCTCTGCGTCCTCGTGCCGGGCGCGGCGCGCGCGCAGGCGGACGACGGCGGTGGCTTCGGCGCCGAAGTCATCGCCGTGGAGCTGCACCTGTCCGGAGGCGCGGACGCGCAGGGCCTGAGCGACCTGGTGGCGGTGCGCAAGGGGCAGACGCTGACGCCGGGCGCGGTGCGGCGCTCGGTGGAGCGGCTGTGGGCCACGGGCCGCTTCACGGACGTGGTGGCGCGCACGGAGCCGGTGCGAGGCGGGGTGCGGCTGATGTTCCAGCTCACACCCGTGTCGCGGCTGGCGCGGCTGCGCTTCGAAGGCAACTCCGTGCTGTCGGACGGGGAGCTGCTGGAGGCCAGCAGCTTGCTGGAGGGCGGGCCGCTGGACGCCGAGGAGTTGCAGGGCGCGGTGTCGTCCGTGCTCCAGGCGTATCAGCGCAAGGGGTACGACTCGACGAGAGTCTCCGTGACGCAGGAGCCGGTGACGGATGGCATCGCGGTGGTGCTCACCGTGGACGAAGGACTGCCCACGCGGGTGCGGCAGGTGACCTTCTCCGGCAGCCCAGGCCTGCCGCTGTCCCGGTTGCTGGAGGTGCTGGCGCTGCATCCGGGGCAGGTGTTCGATCGGGCGCGCCTGTCCAGCTCATTGGAGGAGCTGCGCACCTTGCTGCGCGGCGAGGGCTACTGGCGCGCGCAGGTGGGGGCGCCGGCGGTGCTGGTGGAGGGCAGCTTCGCGTCGGTGGCGGTGCCCCTGATGGCGGGGCCTCGCTACGTGGTGCGCTTCCACGGCAACCGCCACTTCCCGCACGGCGTGCTGGAGCGCGTGCTGGCGCACGACGTCTCGGAGCCCATGGACGAGGTCGTCGCTGGCCGGCTCGCGCGACGCATGGAGGTCTTCTACCGCTACCGCGGCTTCCACGACGTGCGCGTGCGGCCCCGCGAGGTGCTGCGTCCGGATGGCGAGGTGGTGGCGCTGGTGTTCGACGTGGAGGAGGGGCACCCGCTGCGCGTGGCCGACGTGCGCTTCCACGGCAACCGCGGGCTGCCGGTGGAGACGCTGCGCGCGCTGCTCGCGGAGCAGGTGCTGGCGGGCATGACGCGGCCGGAGCTGGACCTGCGGATGCTCGACGACCCGCTGAACACCGAGGGACGTCACGGCCTGGAGCCCCCGGGCGTCGCGCCGCCGCCGCCAGCGTCCACCGTGTACGTGGAGGACGCGTGGCTGGAGGCCGTGGAGGCCATGAACGAGGCCTACCGCGAGCAGGGTTTCCTCTCCGCGGTGGTGGCGTTCCGGGGCCTGACGGTGGATGTCGTGGGGCGCACGGCGGTCGCGGACTTCGACGTGGAGGAGGGGCCTCAGGCGCGCCTGGTGAAGGTGGACTTCGAGGGCGTGCCACCGGGCCTGACGGCCTGGGTCATGGGCCGGCGCATGCGCGAGGGCGCGCCGCTGAGCTTCGACACGGTGGAGTCCTCACGTCAGGCGCTGGAGCAGGAGCTGGGGCGGCAGGGTTACCTCTTCGCGCGCGTCACCACGGAGACGGGCGTGGGCGAGGACGGGACGCAGGCGACCGTCATCTTCCGCGCGGACGCGGGCCCGCAGGTGAAGGTCGGGAAGATTCTGGTGCAGGGCCTGACGCGCACGGACCCGGACCTGGTGCTGGCCAACCTCGCGGTGGAGGAGGGCAAGCCCATCGCGCTGGATGAGCTGACGGAGGGCCAGCGCCGCCTGGCGCGCCTGGGCGTGTTCCGTCAGGTGGACATCGCGCTGGCGGACCCCACCCGGCGCGAGGACACCAAGGACGTGCTGGTGACGGTCCAGGAGCGGCCCCGGTTGGATGGCCAGGTGTCCGGCGGCTACTTCCTGGTGGATGGTCCCCGCATCACGCTCGACACGGCCTACCGCAACCTGGACGGACTGGGTCTCAGCCTGCTGGCGCGCGGGAAGATCAACTACGCGGGCTGGAGCGCGGAGGCGCTGTCTCGAGACAGGCGCATCGCCTGCCAGCAGACGGTGCCCGGTGGCGGTCCCGCTCCGGGCTGTGACGTGGAGCTCCAGGGGCTCAATGGCCTGGGAGGCCGAGGCAACCTCGCGCTGGCGCAGCCGCGGCTGTTCTTCCTGCTGCCGCTGCAGGTGGGGGCCCGCCTGGACCTCATTGGCGAGCGCGTCCACCGGCCTTCCTACGTGTCCTCGCGGTTCGCGGCGGCGGCCGCCATGGACTGGGCCGCGGCGACGTGGCTCAACCTGTCGCTGTCCTACGAAGTGGAGAACAACCGGCTGCGCTCGCGCGCGGGCGTGCTGGAGCTGCTCAACCGCGCCGACCGGGAGCGGCTGCGCTACCCGTTCGGCGACTTCGCGCTGCATTCGTTGCGCCCCTCCGTCACGCTCGACTTCCGGGATGACCCGGCCAACCCGCGCCGGGGCGTGGTGTTCGTCTCCAGCGCGGAGTTCACCCGTGGCTTGAGCGTGCGTCCCACGGACGTGGCGGGCAACCGCGTGGATGCGTACCCCATCGACGGCGTGAAGCTGTCGGGCAGCCTCAGCGGCTACATCCCGCTGGGACGGCGGGCGAGCGTGGCGCTGTCCGCGCGCGCGGGCACCATCATCCCGTTGGAGGAGCAGGCGCAGGCCATTGGCTCGAAGCTGTTCTACCTGGGCGGCTCGTCCAGCCTGCGCGGCTTCCGTGAGGACGGTGTGCTGCCGGAGGACGTCCGCGGCGCGTTGCAGCAGCGACTGCGTGACTGCCGCGCGCTGATTTCGCCGTCGGGGTGCTCCGCCGAGCTGAAGGCCGTGCTCGCCGGGCAGGTCCCCGCGAGCCAGGGTGGCGAGCTCTTCACCCTGGGCAAGGCGGAGCTGCGCCTGCCGGCCCTGTCCTCCGTGGACCTGGGGCTCTTCTTCGAGGCGGGCAACCTGTGGCTGGACCGGACGCAGTTCGACCCGGGCCGGCTGCGCTACACGGCGGGCGCGGGCCTGCGCTACGTGACGCCCGTGGGGCCGCTGGCCTTCGACGTGGGCTTCAACCTGGACCCGGACGAGTCGGTGAACGAGGCCACCACGCAGTTCCACTTCAGCATTGGGACGTTCTGA
- a CDS encoding spinster family MFS transporter: MNAQPAASPAASAVPASNAGYALLILTLINLVNYLDRYIVAVALPDIQKEFGINDTQSGLLGTMFIVVFMLASPLGGFLGDRYPRRLLVVGGVVLWSLATGASGLATSFGALLLARAVIGIGEAGYGAVAPSIISDLYPRTQRTRMLAFFYIAIPVGAAAGYGLGGWLTQAYSWHVAFFAGGVPGLILGAMAFFMPEPQRGAMDGPDAQAKLPFMVGLKGLARNAAFWAVTAGYTLMTFSIGGLGFWMPTYLVRERGLAQDSSGFIFGAITAVAGLLGTVAGGWLGDKLDRKREGGGLWMSGIGLMLAAPCMYLAVSLKAVGPTFAAIALAQFLIFLNSGPINAAIVNCVPPAFRAFAMGLNVLCIHLLGDAISPTLIGTIADASSLHTAIAVNALPVLLGGFALLLGARLFREAVPLARQG, encoded by the coding sequence ATGAACGCCCAACCCGCGGCCTCACCGGCCGCGTCCGCCGTGCCCGCCAGCAACGCGGGTTATGCGCTGCTCATCCTCACCCTCATCAACCTGGTCAACTACCTCGACCGCTACATCGTCGCGGTGGCGCTGCCGGACATCCAGAAGGAATTCGGCATCAACGACACGCAGTCCGGCCTGCTGGGCACCATGTTCATCGTGGTGTTCATGCTGGCCTCGCCGCTGGGCGGGTTCCTCGGGGACCGCTACCCACGGCGGCTGCTGGTGGTGGGCGGCGTGGTGCTCTGGAGCCTGGCCACCGGGGCCAGCGGGCTGGCCACCTCGTTCGGCGCGTTGCTCCTGGCCCGCGCGGTGATTGGCATCGGCGAGGCCGGCTACGGCGCCGTGGCGCCCAGCATCATCTCCGACTTGTACCCGCGCACGCAGCGCACGCGGATGCTGGCGTTCTTCTACATCGCCATCCCCGTGGGCGCCGCCGCGGGATACGGCCTGGGCGGGTGGTTGACGCAGGCCTACTCGTGGCACGTCGCCTTCTTCGCGGGTGGGGTGCCCGGGCTGATTCTGGGCGCCATGGCCTTCTTCATGCCGGAGCCCCAGCGCGGCGCCATGGATGGGCCGGACGCGCAGGCGAAGCTGCCCTTCATGGTGGGCCTGAAGGGCTTGGCGCGGAACGCGGCCTTCTGGGCGGTGACGGCCGGGTACACGCTGATGACGTTCTCCATTGGCGGCCTGGGCTTCTGGATGCCCACGTACCTGGTGCGCGAGCGCGGCCTGGCGCAGGACAGCTCGGGCTTCATCTTCGGCGCGATTACGGCGGTAGCCGGCCTGCTGGGGACCGTGGCCGGCGGCTGGCTTGGCGACAAGCTGGACCGCAAGCGCGAAGGCGGCGGACTCTGGATGTCCGGCATCGGCCTGATGCTGGCGGCCCCGTGCATGTACCTGGCGGTGAGCCTGAAGGCCGTGGGCCCCACCTTCGCGGCAATCGCCCTGGCGCAGTTCCTCATCTTCCTCAACAGCGGCCCCATCAACGCGGCCATCGTCAACTGCGTGCCGCCCGCGTTCCGCGCCTTCGCCATGGGCCTGAATGTGCTGTGCATCCACCTGCTGGGTGACGCGATTTCGCCCACGCTCATCGGCACCATCGCGGACGCATCCAGCCTGCACACCGCCATCGCGGTGAATGCCCTGCCCGTGCTCCTCGGCGGCTTCGCGCTGCTGCTGGGCGCCCGGCTGTTCCGTGAAGCCGTGCCCCTCGCGCGTCAGGGCTGA